Sequence from the Phragmites australis chromosome 11, lpPhrAust1.1, whole genome shotgun sequence genome:
ATCTCCAAatatattatctttatttcgttttttttcattctttttttcgttttttttttatctctcatcttcaacagtttctTTTTAAACGAAATCgtgaaggaaaagaagatagaatctcgtcctgaaaaGAATGATTTTAGAATCTTTTCGTGacaaaaatcgtgaagaaaaacGTTAGAAcactgaagaaaataaaaatctcttagTAGCCAGAATCTGcaccgtgaaaaaaaaaacctttcacCATAGTCTCAGCTCATCCTCGTCATGTGCCTGCCTGCCCCCTCCTGCACACAGAAACGGAAAAAACGATCGAGAATTCGAGATGTTCCTTCGCCGGTGGGTCGATCCCTCGTCCCATCAAAACGAATCCTGATCACAGCGCAGCACAGTACACATGCACGGTTTGCTCCCCAGAGTGCCAACATCTTGTAGATGATGCGACAAAAGGCGTGCGGCCTTTTCAGATGAACAGGTGATGATAAGATCATCGAGTGCTGCTGCTTAATTACTTTGTCCATAGCTAGCTTACTTTGGGTGCGATTGGTCACCGTATGGAATTTATTTGCCGGTTAGGTTGGGAGAATTATATtcgttgattttttttattagttatatttttctagataatttatgtttctgtttagttgattGAATCTGAGAACGTATAAGCGGATATAAAAGTTATAATGATAATTGGTTGCTCATATAAAAGTGATTTTATGATACTGACAAGTGGATTCGTCTACAGAGTAAAGCTCGAATCAAATTTCCCTCTGATATCAgactgaaaatatatatttgcatcCGTCAAATTAGAATAGAACAATCAAATACATCTTTTTATGAGATTATACATATTTAACAAGCTATgccaatatttttaaatatgagCAATTAATTACACCGTTCATGCATCTCGAATTGCTGATGCTAATAATGCTGCTAACTAAGATCAGGACCAGCCACGAAGTGTCGGTGTTTGGTGACAAGACCTGGATTACTGAGACACGACTCCGACGACGAAGCTTGTGCCAGCCGCTTCCTCCTGCGTGCACTTGAGAACACGGGTGCATCATGCATGGACACCGTCAGAGCTCTTCAGATCGACGCCTGCCGGCCTGGCTGCAACGGCAGAGGGCTTTAAAAATCGGTCGTGTCAGGACTCAGGAGTTGAATTGTTGCAGAGAAACAGAAGCGATCCTGATAAATACCTGATAAACCCCGGCAGCAGGCACTGTGCGCGGCTTATCATCTTGCACAGATCACTGTTCAGGCTTCAGTGTTGCTACTGCTAGTGTGATGTGTGTTGGACAGGGAAGAATACTAAAGTAAGAGCTCAGGTCAATAAGCAGACGTATACTTGCGGCCATTGTATTTGCCAATTGTTACAGTAGGGGCCGTCTAGGTACCACTCGAGCAATTTAGGAGTCTCCACTCTACACCCAATTTTTCACTTACCCGCCGCAGCTCGCCCAAGCCCCTCCTATGCTCTTACCACTTCCTTACTCAACTCCAACGAGCTTCTCTATCACGCCCTCACCCCTAACTTGCCATCCTTCCTCGTCTTCCGTGGCTCTCATTGTTAGATTAGTCATTGCAGCCCGCCGCCTCGCTAACTCATAGAGTCGTATCTCTATCGTGTATATCGCCGCTGTTCGCTGTCATACTAACTTTTCATCGATAATGCTGTAATATCCTGGCCTATTATTGTTTCTGGTTTCTACCCGTGTAATTCAAGAGTTTCAGATTGTGTCCTCGTCATCGAATTTTGAAGGCGGAGTGTTACGGATGGTATTCAAAGCCAGTTCTCACTGCACGAGTGCACACATGTCAACCCGTGGAGGGGACATGGTATGGTCGTGGCACCGAGGAGAGATCTCGTGTATTTGTTTGCCGTGTACGCGGTAAGCTAACGAGAATGTCAATCCTGAGGTGGGAATGTAATACCCTGGCTCCGCCCCACCGATACGCTAGATTGTAAGTGAATTTTAGAGGCGGGGGTGTTACAGGTGCCCCCGCCAGATAGCTGGCCCGCTCACTATCGTGTCGCAGATAGCTGGCCCACCCACTATCATGTCGAACTGTCGTTGTAGGCTTCTCTCTAAACCCGCTAGACTTATGTGAACCGTCAATCCAAACCCTAACCTTGTCTACAGCTTCTCTCTAAATCTGCCAGACTTAAGTGAACCGTCAATTCAAACCCTAACCTTGTCTACAACTTCTCTCTAAACCTGCCAGACTTAGGTGAACCGTCAATCCAAACCCTAACCTTATCGGAGCATCGCCCAAGTCCGAGAAGAAGCCTTAGAACTTGAATTGCGGCGCATGTCCGTGGGTTAGAAATTCTGGTGCCCACCTCCTCAAAATGCCAAAGCAGATTTTAGCTTTTCCGTTACAGTATGGAGATGTACCGGTACATCGGAAGGGAACACCCATGATGTTACATTCGGATGCAAGGTGTACGTATGGAGACACGAATACATCATCGTTTGCACCCATACGCACACTTCATAGCTCTGTTCTGTCTTCTCTGTCCAAGCCTATCGTTTCCAGTCTCGATTAGGCTAGGTTGGCACTCATGGATCTCACAAGGATTTACCagtaacaaatacaatttcgaGAAAATTCTCGTGTTCCAAACTGAGCCCAAAGCGTCCGATCAAGAAAGCGAAGCTGCCGCCTAGCTCCATGGATACGAGCTGCATCACCATGCAAAGCGCCTCGTCGCCTTCACGTTTGCTTCGGATGCTGCAGCTTCTGATCGCCCTAAAAGGCACGAGAAAATGGCAGTTTTGATCAGTTGTAGAAGCAGGAGGAAGCAAAGAAGCCGAAGCGCATCGCATGATGCTAATTCTTGCAGGTACCTGGGGAACGACGGGGAGCGGTGGATGGTCGCCGGCGCCTGCTCCTCCCCGTGCAGGAGCGGCAGCTTCCATCTGCTCGGCCAGCGCGGTTTGGGCCATGTGAGGGAACGCCAATGGTGGCATTGCTTGCCCGGTAATGCCGAACATCGAGCCGGGAGGCATTGCCATCGGCGGCGCGCCGGGGAACACCGGGCACGGGAACTGCGCGCCGGCGAAGCGCGGGAGGGTGCCCATGCCGAACCCCAGCCCCATGGCGCCGAGGTGGGGGAAGTGCGCCATCGGAGGCATCTGCAGGTGCTGCATCGCCGCCGCGGCAGGCAGCAGCATCGGCGGCACGCACATCCCGGTCCCCATCGACATCATCTGCACTTGGAGCTGCAGAGTTTTCAGGTACTCGATGGCCTCCTCCAGCATCGACGCCTTGTCAATCTGCAAGGGAGAAACGGGCTTGATGTTACATGGTGTTCTCGTGTCGACTAAGCAAGTGAAATCCATTGCAAGATCAGATCAGTTCACCTTGTTGCAGTTGGGGATGAGCTCCTGCAGGGCGCGCATCTTCTCGTTGATCCGGTCCCGTCTCCTCTGCACGGTCATGTACAGCGATTCGCATCACGGGATTAATCAGACGAGACACAATGTTGTATGAACTATGTGCATTTGACACAAGAAGCAGTATTGCGTACCCTCTCCGATAGGTTGTGCACTTCAGCGGTGCGGGTGCGCTTCGTGCTCCTCGCCGCCGATCTCCTCATCTCGCCGGGCTCGTCGTCGAGGTcctgcagagagagagagaggcaccGCACGTCTCTGTGTTTGCATCAGTGGGTACGTGGTGAACGTGCTCTGGCATGTCGTGTCGTGCCCTGCTTACCTCGTCCTGGCTGAACGAACACTCTGCGGGCTGGTGGCTGCTCATCTTCGGTTGGCTACGGTCACCGTTGGCGGAACATACCGACGAGGTCgtcaccgccgccgtcgccgcggttAACGCATCGGGCGGCCTTGCTTCTGGTTGCAACCTGTGTTGAGTTACCGTGGCGGCTGTTTCGACATGGTGGTGATCTGGGGCCAGCGGCGCCTGGGGAGCAGGAGGTGCGACTGCCGTTGTGGTGCGTGGCCCCTTGGGCGGCTGCAGCCATGCCATCCTCTGCTCGGAGAACAATGGGGTGCTCCTCAGCCGGTTCGCCGCCGTCTGCACGGCCGTGGACTCGACGGGGTTGCTTGGGGACGCGGCGGTGGAAGCCTGTGGTCGCTGAAGAGGCCTCGAGAAGAACGTGAAGTTCATGACGCTCTCGCCTCCGCCGGCGGCAATTGGCGGGTTCTGCTTGGCTGCAGTTTCCGGCAGCACGGCGCGTGTGGTCGGGACGACCGCGCCGTgggaggccgccggcgcggccggaAGTCCCGAGTACTCGGACAGCAAGCCGGCGCAGTAGTCCGGGGGCAGCGGCGCCGTATCACTGTCGCCGTCGTCGACGACGGGGCAATGCAGCCACGGCACGGAGTCGTCGTCGTCCTGGACGGGGAGGCCGCCGAGGCCGATGTCGTGCATCCCCGAGGCCGCGCCCAGGGGCACGGAGCTCATGCTCATGAACGCGCCCGCCTTGgcgtccgcggcggcggcggcgtggcgcTTGAGCTCGTGGGCCCTGCTGCTGCCGGCGGCGCTGCAGGTGAAGGGCTGGAACGGcgccagcgggaagttcggcgCCCTCTTCAGCGCCGGCCCGTTGTCCCGCAGCAGCCCGGGCAGCTCGTCGCCGGGCCCGCTCCTGGGAACCAAAATCGCGCGCGCATCAGCATCAACAGCCCAAACCAAGAAccccaagaaaagaaaagagaatttGTAACTGACATGCGGCCGGGCGCTGCAGTTATGGAGACGCACGAGGGTGGCTGGCGCGGCGACAGGTGGAGATGGATGGAGCACGAGCTGCAGCTGGTCACCGCGGCCGGCGCGAGCAGAGCAGCTGGGTAGGAGTCGGAGCAGGAGCTGGTGGTAGGGCAGTTGCGGTGTGTGAGAGGAAGCAGTTAAGGAAGAGGGACGCGCCACCTACCCAGCCAGCGGCAGGAGCCGAGATGTCGCCGTTGCGGACCGGCGATGGGTTCGCAACAAGGAGGAGGACGGGTGGGGGCGACCATCCAATATACGCACGGTGTCACGGCTTCACAACAAGTAGTGGAGCCATGTCCCACTCCCACACCTGTTTGAAACTCGAAAGGAATTGCTTGCACATTGCCAGGCGTCCGCGGAACCACCTCGGTGGCTCCCTTATTCGATTTGTGAATCTGTAAGTAGACGGCTGACGGCGACGCGACGGGTACGAGCGGCGGACGCGGTACCGGTAGACGGCGCGAAGCAGTGGGGCACGCGACGAGCAGCACATCAGTCCGCGCGCGCGGCTTCACGAGCGGCACGAGCGCGGTACGGTTCCGAGAGGCGGCGAGCGCATCGGAGCAGCGCACAGCAGAAAGCCGGGCGCGACGCGAATCGCGTACAAGGCTACGGGCGACGCGCAGACCGCATTGAATGCGCGCCGCGACGAGCCCGGCGGACGGCAGAAATTCTGTTTCGCGGTGCGCTGCTCGCGCCTCCGGgcggctgtcggagggtgaactcttCAAATGAGAATTTAAAGAGATTATTTTTGAGATTTGATCGGAGATAATTCTGAATTTGTTTTACGGTGAAATAAATAGACGTAAATGAGATACAGGTGGAATgaaatgatcggatgcaggaagtagtaaatacTCAGAGGATTTTTAAACAGGTTCGAgccacactgagcgtaacaccctacttctgtgtatatgctataaatgctctgaggatgtttctctgagtgtttgctgggttaTAAGAATATTTATCTAGTTTAGAACTTCGTGTTCCTAATTCTTCGGTGCTCGTCGTCTGTTGTCTTATCTCCAGTCggtcctctctctttctccggggagcccgcccgaCTTATATGCCCGTGGGGTGATAGCGTGTCCAGAAaagatggcgcgagttccaaggcatcataaatggaaagtaaccatcatgggctgccgcgcgaggtgacggggcgAGTTGAAAACGCACCATGTTCGGTCTTGTTAGTTATCATGCTGTTTTTCAATAGGcgccgcagggagggcccatcgggcagcgaCTGAGCAGtccggcgtgcccgtccggtcagagcggGCCTGACgcagcagggcggtaggcggggTGCCTCGGGTtatgcgacgttatcccgaggcctGCCGGGGTGATAGCGttcccagaaaggatggcgcgagttccgagacgtcataaatggaaagcaaccatcataagCTAccgcgcgaggtgacggggcgggttgaaaacgcgccctgttcggtcttgttcgtcatcatgctgtttttcaacgggcgccgcggggagggtccaccgggcagcgaccgagcagcccagcgtgcccgtCCGGTTAGAGCGGGCCTGAcgcagcagggcggcaggcggggtgcctcgggttctgcgacgttatcccgaggcgcaccggatgacgcgcgatgggacccgtgcattaaatgtccccacgcctccctgccagggcgtggcagggactgacagcacacgtgggggagcagttggaaacGGCAGGCCACACGTCcttttaaatgcagcattgggactttcactggctgacacctcaccgctgggcctctgtggggaccaccggcgaaggacttctcggaccctcggggaaccgagtgctcgggggccactgttttcagccccgagcactctctcccggatacgcCCTTTCTTGGCCCTCGGGGTGgctcctgagcactctctcccggaactggctgttcgggtcctcggggaaccgagtgctcgggggtcactgttcactgccccgagcactctctcccggaactgacttcctttGGGTCCTCGgaggacttgggtgctcggggggccactgttcgcagccccgagcaccctcttctcggtacttggcttttcttgtcgtcggaGGACTTGAGTGCCcaggggccactgctcgcagccctgagcactctctttcaggcacttggtcttctcaggtcatcaaggaactcgagtactcggggaccgttgttcatggccccaagcaccctcttccGGAGCTTGATCTTCTCGAACCTCGGGAAGGTAATCCCCGAGGaagggcgccacatggcattCTACTGTTCTAGCCGaggaactcggggacccccgtTTCCTGTGTCATTGACAGCGGCCCACTTtcgatttttgaaaaaattgattcgaaaatttttcttcaaaaacttTTCTAAACAAATTTTTGTTATTAACTTTTACTTAAAAATTTTCTCGCTAACTTTTtcgaaatttttttccaaatataAAAAGATGCGGAAgggaaaattttctaaaaagaaaaggtggGAGGAACTGTCTAAAAAGTTGCTACGTCAGCCTTTGACGCGTGTGTACGAATTAACCTTGTCCGTCGAGTAGATTCAGGAAAGATGATAAGGTCATCTtcaacagaaactctaaaaatccacctcctataatattattacagtatccactaacactattacagtatcatttatttttttccatCTCTAACAGCCAccttatttcctaccttctattactctactCCTTCCTATGAACCCACAGGTATACTCTTGCTACAGTGATATGCGAGACTTTTTCTACGGCAAATATGCCGGTGCCGAGGTCGAACCGTTTTTCTTCCGTAATACTATTCATCTAAATATGGTCTTCATTGGACCAGCTATGCGGCAGCAAGAAACGACAAACTCGAAGCACAGTGATGCAGGAGAGAATATAGTCTTCGTTGGAGTTGGTCTAAAAAGCCAGACGAAGAAATCCATCCGATCTGTGCCGGGTTGTTGGATGAACATCACCACACACACGATTTTAACATGGAACTtcaataaaaagagaaaaaatcaCAGACGACAATCTTAACTACAATAATATATGTTTATATGTATAGGAAtgctatatatttatatgtCTTTTAGAATTATATCTGACGAGGactataatttatttatttcagACATTATTTCTAGCATGACATACTCTTAATATGGATGGGAAAGAGCTAGTATATATAAAACAGCTCATCGATTCCTAGGAATAAGGAACTCCGAcaccacctttttttttttgcatgcacACAATGGTTAACGCGTGCTTAATTCCCATGATCGCCGCAACTGAGACGGTGGAAACAACCGGGTTAGCGCAGCGGTGTACGGCTTGTGGCCATGAGTCTGATTGTGAACGCTGCCGTATACGATCAGAGCAGGGTGGGGCGGGGGATGAGGAGGTGGAAATGAGAATGAGAGCGCACGATGGGAGAGGTAGCactaaaaaaaaaccttatcactgttagttgaaaaatagttttactGTTGATTTTTTAATTGGCATTTTTTAAGTCGGCACGGATACTCGGAtagtatcaataccggttgtACACCCAACACAGttactattttaaaaaataaaaaaagaaaattggtcGGCGGGAGGCTCAGCCGCCTCCCCCACCGCCGCTACGTTACCACCAATGCCGCCACTGTCATGCCCATGCCCACCAGCGTTGCAATAGCAAATAAATGTCAATCCAATATCTGATTATGTCAATCCAATCCAAACAACAGCTGCTACAAATCACAATACTTCAATCATACAAACAAATCACTACACCTCCAATAACAACCACTGCAAATCACAACATCTCAATCATACAAACAAATCACTACATCTCAAACAAATCACTACGATCTGCACCCAATCCGTCCGCCACTTCTCCGCTTCCACACCATAGCAGCTCCGCCCTTCCGCTTCTCTGCTTCCACAATACAATTGTCGCCGGTGCCGTGCTCCTCGAAGTAGGCCTTGAGTTTGGTGTCCTCATCCGGCGGAGCAGCTGTGGTAGAAGAACTCACCTCGCAGAAGCCATTGACAAGGTACGCGAAGAAGCCCACTTGCAGAGCCACCTCGCAACTACCTCATTGTCGCCCCGTTGTAGACTCGGACACCCAGGTAGAAAATCCCGAGGCTTTGTGCAATGGCATCTGCACCCTGACGGTCGAACAAGCAATCGCACATATCACTGGCCCAACGTATCACGAGAATTGATAGTGCACCGTCCTGTAGAGCACATAGGAGAGatcagagaggagagagagaggagaaatgagaggaagagagaatgagagaaacggtggaagagataaggtttagctttttttttttgatgttaGATAAGGTTGAGCTATATGAGGTTATGAGCGCTACTGTTTGAGCTCGTGACTGAGTGATGGACGCGAGTGAAAACATCATTTAATAGAAATTTCAGATCCGTCCGCATTAGTGTCGGTTGATGGTAcgaatcggtactgatagtacTTTTTCAGTGTCAGTTCATGACTAgaactgatacttcatcagtgtcagttctagcCATGAAACAACACTACCATGAACCGGCACTGGTGGCCTTTTTTAGTACCGGTTCTTAGTGACTCACTTATTTTTTACGCACAAGAGATtaagaaccgatattgatatATATTCAATTACAATTTTTACATAATCTATACTGATAGAACGCTATTTATAGtctgttctatagtagtgaacaAGAAATCACCTGGGCCGTGCGTCTACTATAAGAATCTGCTTTTTCATACACCTGAGCTATAACATTTCCCATATTGCATTGTTTGTGAGCTGTAGCAAATCTTTTTTTGTCATCATGGTTCCCGTCGTATCTTTTGATCTGTGTGGAGGCATGAGGGTATGATATAGTAGGACGTCTGTGAAGCTCAAAGATATGCTAGTGTGGAACCGCAGATAGTAAGAAAGACTGGAACGAAGCTGCAAGTGTCTTGCAAAGCTATCTATCGCTGCTTCCGTTCACATGCATATCATATACTACATGCATGTAGGATGCTACTATATATGTACGTACATCTCCACTACACTGCTAATCATTGATGATGAGGATTATATATTGAAATGAAAAGATAAATATATTGGTGGCCCCCACTAGTTAAAACGTACGCTAGCGCTATCAATCATATTGTTGTTTCCGTGTCTCCAATCCTAAGAACGACCCTGTACGTTTTGCTCAATATATTGATGTCAtccttattttattttgttattcttgttttcaTAAGCTAAGATAGCTGTATCATATCTTTGGTTGATTTCTCTCTTTTATCTTTAGTAGCGGGGCACGGTGTGTGTGTATAGCGCATGCATGGTGGTCGTCTAGTATGTATCAGCGTATGATGCGCTCTTGGCAGGCTTGACAGCTTTCGTTCGTTGCGGCGCTCTGGCGATGGACGGCGCGCGGTGAAAAGCGTCGCCTTCCATATCGGACACGCTTGAAAGAGGGTTGCATGTCTAAATACGGAGTATATATAACTAGCGGCATGCCCTGCGCAATTGCATGCATGACTAGTACCAATAATCTAATTGGGTATGTATCGTTGCATCATCCTGACTTTAGCTTCAATTTGTGTTTTCTTTCCGCCACTACTATGTTTGTTCCTTAGTAGATATAATTTGAACTCGAGCCTACCGTAACGATGTTTATATGTTTGGACACAATATCATCATCTCGTTGCTCTATTTTATGTAGATTGTGCTACGCGTGCActtattcttgttttttttatgttattttcaaataatttttGTTTGGGTTGAGAGGTCTCCATTATCTTTGTGGTCCACGGACCGCGCCATTCCTTGTCCCTTTGTAATGCCACAATGTTAAGAGCTACACTATTCAAGCACAGTACAGTGGGCATATATCCTTCGGTAGAGTTCCACTCTCTGTGTCCTATTTTGCATATCAATGGTTGACTCACTGTCACAAGTTGTGGTTCCTTGTCGCTAACTCGCTGCCATAGGTAGGTGATTCTTGTCGCCGACTCGTTGCCACAGGTCGGTGATCCTTTTCACCGACTCGCTGTCACAGGTTATGGTT
This genomic interval carries:
- the LOC133885506 gene encoding transcription factor APG-like, translating into MSGPGDELPGLLRDNGPALKRAPNFPLAPFQPFTCSAAGSSRAHELKRHAAAAADAKAGAFMSMSSVPLGAASGMHDIGLGGLPVQDDDDSVPWLHCPVVDDGDSDTAPLPPDYCAGLLSEYSGLPAAPAASHGAVVPTTRAVLPETAAKQNPPIAAGGGESVMNFTFFSRPLQRPQASTAASPSNPVESTAVQTAANRLRSTPLFSEQRMAWLQPPKGPRTTTAVAPPAPQAPLAPDHHHVETAATVTQHRLQPEARPPDALTAATAAVTTSSVCSANGDRSQPKMSSHQPAECSFSQDEDLDDEPGEMRRSAARSTKRTRTAEVHNLSERRRRDRINEKMRALQELIPNCNKIDKASMLEEAIEYLKTLQLQVQMMSMGTGMCVPPMLLPAAAAMQHLQMPPMAHFPHLGAMGLGFGMGTLPRFAGAQFPCPVFPGAPPMAMPPGSMFGITGQAMPPLAFPHMAQTALAEQMEAAAPARGGAGAGDHPPLPVVPQGDQKLQHPKQT